In Crassostrea angulata isolate pt1a10 unplaced genomic scaffold, ASM2561291v2 HiC_scaffold_57, whole genome shotgun sequence, a genomic segment contains:
- the LOC128168839 gene encoding uncharacterized protein LOC128168839 — MAKNYGSMTIPQLKLELDKFGAKKSGRKRELVERLEAYARNAHCSRAEPAGQDYTMDLPDPDSYQDLNSDKSFPGSPLNEITTYLSQFNKNIESKAKNLYNDGFIRYLRTTEYNSLWYVRGAIRAEMSKSIVYIIDIEIGQDGNVLKCQCECAAGMGPFAHCKHVSTA; from the exons ATGGCGAAAAATTATGGATCGATGACAATCCCTCAGCTCAAATTAGAATTAGATAAGTTTGGAGCAAAGAAATCGGGACGGAAAAGAGAACTTGTTGAGAG ACTTGAGGCATATGCGCGTAATGCACATTGCTCTAGAGCAGAACCAGCTGGTCAGGATTACACCATGGATTTACCTGATCCTGATTCCTATCAAGACCTAAATAGCGATAAAAGTTTTCCTGGATCCCCATTGAATGAAATAACCACTTACTTGTCCCAATTCAACAAGAACATTGAATCCAAGGCGAAAAACTTGTATAATGACGGATTTATTAGATACCTCAGGACAACTGAGTACAATTCGCTCTGGTATGTTAGAGGTGCCATAAGAGCAGAAATGTCCAAATCTATTGTGTACATTATAGATATTGAAATCGGTCAAGATGGAAATGTATTAAAATGCCAATGTGAGTGTGCAGCTGGTATGGGACCATTTGCACATTGTAAACATGTGTCAACAGCGTAA